One genomic window of Clostridium taeniosporum includes the following:
- the rpsT gene encoding 30S ribosomal protein S20, translating into MANIKSAKKRIKVTETKTLKNRMIKSALKTVIKNFETAVAVNNVEEAKAAFVAVTKSLDVATSKGVVHKNMAARKKSRLAAKLNAMA; encoded by the coding sequence ATGGCAAACATAAAATCAGCAAAAAAGAGAATTAAAGTTACTGAAACTAAAACTTTAAAAAATAGAATGATAAAATCAGCATTAAAAACTGTTATCAAAAATTTTGAAACTGCTGTAGCTGTTAACAATGTTGAAGAAGCTAAAGCTGCTTTCGTAGCAGTAACTAAATCTTTAGATGTAGCTACTTCAAAAGGTGTTGTTCACAAAAACATGGCTGCAAGAAAGAAATCTAGATTAGCTGCGAAATTAAACGCTATGGCGTAA
- the gpr gene encoding GPR endopeptidase, translating into MMDVRTDLAIESREMYIKKHNREIDGVVAEEEREGEIKFTTVKVKNEEGAKKIGKPIGNYITIDIPEFTVYDGGIMDDVSKVLGKILKRLINLEKKQTALVVGLGNWQVTPDALGPKVAEKIMVTRHLEVVMPEVMDDTVRSVCAIAPGVLGITGIETGEIIKSLVDKVKPDIVICIDALASRHIERVNRTIQISDTGISPGAGVGNNRKEISEKTLGVKVIAVGVPTVVDAATIASDSIDLVIDELISKVSSGKEFYNMLKDIDKSEKKLLIKEVLSANVGELIVAPKEVDMIVEALSKIISNGINMSLQPDMEMEDINKFLN; encoded by the coding sequence ATAATGGATGTTAGAACAGATTTAGCTATTGAATCAAGAGAAATGTATATAAAGAAACATAATAGAGAAATAGATGGAGTTGTTGCAGAAGAAGAAAGAGAAGGAGAAATAAAATTTACAACTGTAAAAGTAAAAAATGAAGAGGGAGCTAAAAAAATAGGGAAACCTATAGGAAATTATATAACAATAGATATTCCTGAATTTACAGTATATGATGGTGGAATAATGGATGATGTTTCTAAAGTTTTAGGAAAAATACTTAAGAGACTTATTAATTTGGAAAAAAAACAAACTGCATTAGTAGTTGGTCTTGGAAATTGGCAAGTAACACCAGATGCTTTGGGTCCTAAGGTTGCAGAGAAAATAATGGTTACTAGGCATTTAGAGGTTGTTATGCCAGAGGTGATGGATGATACAGTAAGATCAGTATGTGCTATAGCACCAGGAGTGTTGGGGATAACAGGGATTGAAACAGGAGAAATTATAAAGTCATTAGTAGATAAAGTCAAACCAGATATAGTAATTTGTATAGATGCATTAGCATCAAGACATATAGAAAGAGTTAATAGAACTATCCAGATATCAGATACAGGAATATCACCAGGTGCAGGTGTTGGAAATAACAGAAAGGAAATAAGTGAGAAAACTTTAGGAGTAAAAGTAATAGCAGTAGGTGTTCCTACCGTTGTTGATGCTGCAACAATAGCAAGTGATTCTATAGATCTAGTAATAGATGAATTAATAAGTAAGGTTTCATCTGGAAAAGAATTTTACAATATGCTAAAAGATATTGACAAATCAGAAAAGAAGCTTCTTATAAAAGAAGTTTTATCTGCTAATGTTGGCGAATTGATAGTAGCACCAAAAGAGGTGGATATGATTGTAGAAGCTTTATCTAAAATTATATCAAATGGAATAAATATGTCTCTTCAACCTGATATGGAAATGGAAGATATAAATAAATTTTTAAATTAA
- the hemW gene encoding radical SAM family heme chaperone HemW, with product MKELFLKEMSLYIHIPFCKQKCLYCDFPSYSGKEKFISKYIDALNEEIKSKVNHYKIKSIFIGGGTPSYLNEKELKKLLKCINTLNLEKDLEFTIECNPGSLTEEKLEIMKKYNVNRLSMGLQSTKQSILKEIGRIHTFEEFENNYLLARKIGFKNINIDLMFGLPNQSLEDWKNALNKIVELNPEHISAYSLIIEEGTCFYNLYNQNKLNLPSEDEEREMYLLARKILKENGYYQYEISNFSKEGKECYHNKVYWTLKEYLGLGVSSSSYINGKRIKNIDNIENYIENIDNNKSVNEEIYINNINDNMEEFMFMGLRMIKGIEEEEFKARFKKDIDEVYGLIIVKNIKRELLVRNEGRIYLTPHGIELSNSVMSDFII from the coding sequence ATGAAAGAACTATTTTTAAAAGAAATGTCTTTATATATACATATTCCATTTTGTAAGCAAAAATGCTTATATTGTGATTTTCCTTCATATTCAGGAAAAGAAAAATTTATTAGTAAATATATAGATGCTCTTAATGAAGAGATTAAATCTAAAGTTAATCACTATAAAATTAAAAGTATATTTATTGGTGGGGGTACCCCTTCATATTTAAATGAAAAAGAATTAAAAAAACTTTTAAAGTGTATAAATACTTTAAACTTAGAGAAAGATTTAGAATTTACTATAGAATGTAATCCAGGAAGTTTAACTGAAGAAAAATTGGAAATAATGAAAAAATATAATGTAAATAGATTAAGTATGGGACTTCAATCTACTAAACAATCTATATTAAAGGAAATTGGAAGAATACATACTTTTGAAGAATTTGAAAATAACTATTTATTAGCAAGAAAAATAGGATTTAAAAATATAAATATAGATTTAATGTTTGGACTTCCAAATCAAAGCTTAGAAGATTGGAAAAACGCATTAAATAAAATAGTGGAACTTAATCCAGAACATATATCTGCATATAGCTTAATAATAGAAGAAGGCACATGCTTTTACAATTTATATAATCAGAATAAGTTAAATTTACCATCTGAAGATGAAGAAAGAGAGATGTATTTATTAGCTAGGAAGATATTAAAAGAAAATGGATATTATCAATATGAAATTTCTAATTTTTCAAAGGAAGGAAAGGAGTGTTATCATAATAAAGTATATTGGACATTAAAAGAATATTTAGGTCTTGGTGTCTCATCTAGTTCTTATATTAATGGAAAAAGAATAAAAAATATAGATAATATAGAGAATTATATTGAAAATATAGATAATAATAAAAGTGTGAATGAAGAAATTTATATAAATAATATTAATGATAACATGGAAGAATTTATGTTTATGGGGCTTAGAATGATTAAAGGAATAGAAGAAGAAGAATTTAAAGCTAGATTTAAAAAAGATATAGATGAAGTATATGGCTTAATTATTGTTAAAAATATCAAAAGAGAATTATTAGTACGCAATGAGGGTAGAATATATCTAACACCCCATGGAATAGAACTATCTAATAGTGTTATGAGTGATTTTATAATATAA
- the lepA gene encoding translation elongation factor 4, translating to MSERQKYIRNFSIVAHIDHGKSTLADRLLETTGTLTKREMEEQILDNMEIERERGITIKSQAARLVYRRENGEEYIFNLIDTPGHVDFTYEVSRSLAACEGALLVVDATQGIQAQTLANCYLALDNDLEISPVINKIDLPSARPEEVKQEIEDVIGIEAESAPMISAKTGLNIEQVLENIVETLPPPAGDEEAPLKALIFDSYYDSYKGVVCIVRILDGKVKIGDKIKLMATNKVYDVTEVGVFIPSSLPVSELSAGDVGYITASIKNVRDARVGDTITEANRPTEKALLGYKPAIPMVYSGIYPVDGAKYDELKEALEKLQINDAALNFEPETSIALGFGFRCGFLGLLHMEIIQERIEREFNLDIITTAPSVIYKVTKTNGEVLDITNPTNLPPMTEIDYMEEPVVKASIITPTDYVGAVMELYQERRGIYIDLQYIEETRAVIIYDMPLNEIVYDFFDTLKSRTRGYASLDYEFKGYKTTKLVKLDILLNSDVVDALSMIVPDERAYSKGRAIAEKLKEIIPRQMFEIPIQAAVGSKIIARETVKAMRKDVLAKCYGGDISRKKKLLEKQKEGKKRMRQVGSVEVPQEAFMAVLKVD from the coding sequence ATGAGTGAAAGACAAAAATATATACGAAATTTTTCAATAGTAGCACATATCGATCATGGTAAGTCAACACTTGCAGATAGATTACTTGAAACAACTGGAACATTAACTAAGAGAGAAATGGAAGAGCAAATCTTAGATAATATGGAAATAGAAAGAGAAAGAGGTATAACGATAAAATCTCAAGCTGCAAGACTAGTTTATAGAAGAGAAAATGGAGAAGAATATATATTTAATCTTATTGATACTCCAGGACATGTAGATTTCACCTATGAAGTTTCTAGAAGTTTAGCAGCATGTGAAGGAGCATTATTAGTAGTTGATGCAACTCAAGGAATTCAAGCCCAAACTTTAGCAAATTGTTATTTGGCTTTAGATAATGATTTAGAAATTTCACCGGTTATAAACAAAATTGATTTACCTTCAGCAAGACCGGAAGAGGTAAAACAAGAAATTGAAGATGTGATAGGTATAGAGGCTGAAAGTGCACCTATGATTTCAGCAAAAACTGGATTAAATATAGAGCAGGTTTTAGAAAATATAGTTGAAACTTTACCACCACCAGCTGGTGATGAAGAAGCACCATTAAAAGCGTTAATATTTGATTCTTATTATGATAGCTATAAAGGTGTTGTATGTATTGTAAGAATACTAGATGGTAAAGTAAAAATAGGTGATAAGATAAAACTTATGGCAACTAATAAGGTTTATGATGTAACAGAAGTAGGAGTATTTATTCCAAGCTCTCTTCCGGTATCAGAGTTAAGTGCTGGAGATGTTGGATATATAACAGCATCAATAAAAAATGTTAGAGATGCAAGAGTTGGAGATACTATAACAGAAGCTAATAGACCAACAGAAAAGGCGTTACTAGGATATAAACCAGCAATACCTATGGTTTATTCAGGAATATATCCAGTAGATGGAGCTAAGTATGATGAATTAAAAGAAGCATTAGAAAAATTACAAATAAATGATGCAGCTTTAAATTTTGAACCAGAAACATCAATTGCTTTAGGCTTTGGTTTTAGATGTGGATTCTTAGGATTATTACATATGGAAATAATTCAAGAAAGAATTGAAAGAGAATTTAATCTAGATATAATTACAACAGCACCATCTGTTATATATAAGGTTACTAAGACAAATGGAGAAGTGTTAGATATTACAAATCCAACTAATTTACCTCCTATGACAGAAATAGATTATATGGAAGAACCTGTAGTAAAAGCATCTATAATTACACCAACTGATTATGTTGGAGCTGTTATGGAATTATATCAAGAACGTAGAGGAATTTATATAGACTTGCAATATATAGAAGAAACTAGAGCTGTTATAATTTACGATATGCCACTAAATGAAATAGTTTATGATTTCTTTGATACATTAAAATCTAGAACTAGAGGATATGCATCATTAGATTACGAATTTAAGGGGTATAAGACAACTAAATTAGTTAAGCTTGATATTTTATTAAATAGTGATGTAGTAGATGCTTTATCAATGATAGTACCAGATGAGAGAGCTTACAGTAAAGGAAGAGCTATAGCTGAAAAATTAAAAGAAATAATTCCAAGACAAATGTTTGAAATTCCAATTCAAGCTGCAGTTGGTTCAAAGATTATAGCAAGAGAAACTGTAAAAGCTATGAGAAAAGATGTATTAGCTAAATGTTATGGTGGCGATATTTCAAGAAAGAAGAAATTACTTGAAAAACAAAAAGAAGGTAAAAAGAGAATGAGACAGGTTGGATCTGTTGAAGTGCCACAAGAAGCGTTTATGGCCGTATTAAAAGTTGATTAG
- the hrcA gene encoding heat-inducible transcriptional repressor HrcA, which produces MTIDDRKIKILQAIINDYIHTGDPVGSRTIAKKYNLGVGSATIRNEMADLEDMGYLEQPHASSGRIPSSKGYRLYVDKLMENQLLTPEEDLRIKQYIIDSAMLEVDKIVRQTSSLLSELTNLTCVVQAPSVKKSFIKSLQLMKVDNTTLVSVIITDTGVIKNHIIRVKCAPTIEELNKINTVINRRLVNLCIDQINLQVINKLKEDLKGYDDLFNALLTPLYETLKNAADSPDLIMEGATNIFNYPEYNDIEKAKAMLSLLNDKDSLRDLLKTNADITIRIGEENYQPQAKECSIIAAEYSLGNRPIGTIGLIGPRRIDYSRVIAIMAEIVKELNNILNNQRN; this is translated from the coding sequence ATGACTATTGATGATAGAAAAATAAAAATACTTCAAGCTATTATCAATGATTATATTCATACTGGAGATCCAGTTGGCTCTAGAACTATTGCTAAGAAGTATAATCTAGGGGTTGGATCTGCAACTATTAGAAATGAGATGGCAGATCTTGAAGATATGGGTTATTTAGAGCAACCTCATGCTTCATCAGGTAGAATTCCATCAAGTAAGGGGTATAGATTATATGTTGATAAACTAATGGAAAATCAATTATTAACCCCAGAAGAAGACTTAAGAATAAAACAATATATTATAGATTCAGCAATGTTAGAAGTAGATAAAATAGTTAGACAAACAAGTTCATTATTATCAGAACTTACTAATTTAACCTGTGTAGTTCAAGCTCCATCAGTTAAAAAAAGTTTTATAAAATCACTTCAATTAATGAAAGTTGATAACACTACATTAGTGTCAGTAATAATAACAGATACAGGAGTAATAAAAAATCATATAATAAGGGTTAAGTGTGCTCCAACAATAGAAGAGTTAAATAAGATAAATACAGTTATTAATAGAAGACTTGTAAATCTTTGTATAGATCAGATAAATTTACAAGTGATTAATAAGTTAAAGGAAGATTTAAAAGGGTATGATGACTTATTTAATGCTCTTTTAACTCCGTTATATGAAACATTGAAAAATGCAGCAGATTCACCTGACTTAATTATGGAAGGTGCTACAAATATATTCAATTATCCAGAGTATAATGACATTGAAAAAGCTAAGGCAATGTTGTCTCTTCTTAATGACAAAGATTCATTAAGGGATTTACTTAAAACTAATGCAGATATAACTATTAGAATAGGTGAAGAAAATTATCAGCCTCAAGCTAAAGAGTGTAGTATAATAGCTGCAGAATATTCTTTAGGAAATAGACCTATTGGAACTATTGGACTAATAGGACCTAGAAGAATAGATTATTCTAGAGTTATAGCTATAATGGCTGAAATTGTGAAAGAGTTAAATAATATATTAAATAATCAACGTAATTAA
- the grpE gene encoding nucleotide exchange factor GrpE codes for MEYNDENLKNEEVVEDVIEEEKKEDNIENNENEKENLDNETSEEPLNEEEDELSMAKKYKEENEKLKQEIQSLNDKLLRVTAEYDNYRKRTTKEKQGIYSDACVDVIKEIVPVLDNLERAVTAEGSLEDLKKGVEMTMKSCQSSFEKLGIEEIDASAEFDPNFHQAVMHIEDENFEKNQIAEVFLKGYKKDDKIIRYTVVKVAN; via the coding sequence ATGGAATATAACGATGAAAATTTAAAGAATGAAGAAGTTGTTGAAGATGTTATTGAAGAAGAAAAAAAAGAAGATAATATTGAAAATAATGAGAACGAAAAAGAAAATTTAGATAATGAAACTTCTGAAGAACCTTTAAATGAAGAAGAGGATGAACTTAGCATGGCAAAAAAATATAAAGAAGAAAATGAAAAGTTAAAGCAGGAAATACAATCTTTAAATGACAAATTATTAAGAGTTACTGCTGAGTATGATAATTATAGAAAAAGAACAACTAAAGAAAAACAAGGAATATACTCAGATGCATGTGTAGATGTAATTAAGGAAATAGTTCCTGTTCTAGACAATCTTGAAAGAGCTGTAACGGCAGAAGGAAGTCTTGAAGATCTTAAAAAAGGTGTAGAAATGACTATGAAATCTTGCCAAAGTTCTTTTGAAAAATTAGGTATTGAAGAAATAGATGCATCAGCAGAATTTGATCCTAATTTTCATCAAGCAGTAATGCATATAGAAGATGAAAATTTTGAAAAAAATCAAATAGCAGAAGTATTCTTAAAAGGATATAAGAAAGATGACAAAATAATTAGATATACAGTCGTTAAAGTAGCTAATTAA
- a CDS encoding stage II sporulation protein P, with protein MYKITPRRESFKQQNTRIKLLSGVNGGMIFLIIIILIFFFRVGNILKNCNERGGYAYVQLLNLGMPLVKEQVYNEESYAENNLSLENVVLKAVGLDCLTYKNILKSEVGFFYNIGDKEESKVTFNQFSVNEDSILKFSSKEKSLNNKIYDPSLKKQLNASKPEVLIYHTHTTEGYAEAPGGAPDTTDENANVVGAGDVLAKELEENYGISVIHDKTNHSVSYNDSYKRSSETVDKYLKKYGDFKIILDLHRDSVPNKDAMTTKVQGNNAAKIMFVNAKNSTRYKKNKELTERVFNKTNELFPGLTRKILTYTRGKNAFNQSKSDGSILFEMGSNVNSIEEAKVTARCMARVLAEILNR; from the coding sequence TTGTATAAAATTACGCCAAGAAGAGAAAGTTTTAAACAACAGAATACAAGAATTAAGCTTCTTTCAGGAGTTAATGGTGGAATGATATTTTTAATTATTATAATACTAATATTTTTTTTTAGAGTTGGTAATATTTTAAAAAACTGTAATGAAAGAGGTGGGTATGCCTATGTTCAATTATTAAATTTAGGTATGCCATTAGTAAAAGAGCAAGTTTATAATGAAGAAAGTTATGCAGAAAATAATTTATCATTAGAAAATGTTGTTTTAAAAGCTGTTGGTTTGGATTGCTTAACTTATAAAAATATATTAAAAAGTGAAGTAGGATTTTTTTATAATATTGGAGATAAAGAAGAGTCTAAAGTAACTTTTAATCAATTTAGTGTAAATGAAGATAGTATATTAAAATTTTCTTCTAAGGAAAAATCTTTAAACAATAAAATTTATGATCCTTCTTTGAAGAAACAATTAAATGCATCAAAACCAGAGGTCTTAATTTATCATACTCATACAACAGAGGGGTATGCAGAAGCTCCTGGTGGTGCTCCTGATACTACTGATGAAAATGCTAATGTAGTTGGTGCAGGAGATGTGTTAGCAAAAGAATTAGAAGAGAATTATGGAATTTCGGTAATACATGATAAGACAAATCATAGTGTTTCATATAATGATAGTTATAAAAGGTCAAGTGAAACTGTAGATAAATATTTGAAAAAATATGGTGATTTTAAAATTATATTAGATTTGCATAGAGATTCTGTACCTAATAAAGATGCAATGACTACAAAAGTACAAGGAAATAATGCTGCTAAAATTATGTTTGTAAATGCTAAAAATAGTACAAGATATAAGAAAAATAAAGAGTTGACAGAAAGAGTATTTAATAAGACTAATGAATTATTTCCGGGATTAACACGAAAAATACTAACTTATACTAGAGGAAAAAATGCATTTAATCAAAGTAAAAGTGATGGAAGTATACTTTTTGAAATGGGTTCTAATGTAAATTCAATTGAAGAAGCAAAAGTTACAGCAAGATGCATGGCTAGAGTACTTGCTGAAATATTAAATAGATAA